Within the Butyrivibrio sp. AE3004 genome, the region TATGCGAAAAGAGTTGAGTTGGATGAGATTAGAAAAGAGAGGGAATCATTAGAAAAGAGCAACGTAGAGGATATACAGACTGATGAAAATCAAGAAAAGCAAGATGTTCAGGAAGTGTCTGATACCTCAAGTGATTTTGAACGGGACAGTAGGGACGTTGAAAAAAAGAGTGAAGATTACGAGTATCCAGATATTGATATACAAAGTATCATAGATGACACTAATCTTTACCAATCGCAAGATTTTGGAAAACGAGTAAACATAGAAGAATTCGAATTATATATATGGCCAGAGTACTATTGCCCCATACATGGAGAATTGTTGGAGAAAATACAAGTTGTGGCAACATACGGGAAAGGCAAAAAGTTTGGTGTTATTGTGGACTGCTGTAAGAAATGTAAGAGATTATATGTTAGTCCATTTGAAGTAAATAGTATTGTGGAAGATATAAGACAAAAGAAGATTCCATACATAATAAAAAGGGTAAAATAAATCATGAAAAGAAACTATAATTGGGGATTTGGATTAATTGTATTATATATAGGCATGTTTGTTGTGTGCCAAATCTTGACTAATATAGATGGAGTTTCAAAAACCAGCAGACAGATCAATTATGGTCTGTTTATCATTGCGGGCTTGATTTTCATAGCGGCATTTATCTATTTTTCAAAAATATACAGAATTACAAAGGATCTTCATAAAGCAGCAAAAAAGATCAAAAGTGATTTTGATCAGAAAAATGCATATTTATGGGATGATTACAAGCAAATACCGCCAGAGTCGTTCTTTAAGGCAACGGAGCTTAGGTCTGCATATAAAGCATATAGCATTGAGGCTAAGCGTCTTGAGAGTAAAACAGGTGGGAGTTTTAGGTGTAACATAGAGGACTTCATTAATCGTGAATTGATAGATGTAACGATTAAGAAGAATCTGTTCAATTTAGTGCCAGGAACTATGACTGGATTGGGAATATTGGGTACTTTCCTGGGACTGTCATTGGGACTTCAGGAGTTTAATACTGGTAGCGCTGCGGAAATTTCGGAAAGTATAGCTCCACTTATGGATGGAATTAAAGTGGCATTTCATACCTCCATATATGGTATGGTTTTTTCATTAGTCTTCAATTTCCTTTATAAACAGATAATTGAAGATGCTTATAGTAGATTAGGACAGTTTTTGGATGCATTCGATTACTATGTAATCAGTGATTCATATTATGAGAATAATAGTAGCTTGTATAACATTTTAAAACAGATTCCTAACGACATAGGTCAGCAGATTATGGTGGTGCTGGAACCTGCATTTACAACAATGAATGAAACACTAAAGACTTTCTCAAGGGAAGTTAATGAAACCCAGATGGAGGGAGTCTCTCAAATTGTTGACAAGTTTGTAGAACAAATGAATCAGTCATTAGGTGAAAATTTTGCTCATTTGGGTGAAACAATAGAGAAGACATGCCAGCTGCAAAACGAGAACAATGATTATATGCAAGATATTCTCATTAAAGTTGGAGATATGACAAGTAATCTTATGACGATTAATGAAATGTCTGAGAAGACAATTGAGAGCTTGTCTGGATACATAGAGAAAGTAGAGAAACTTCAAAAAGTAATAAATGATAACTTTATGAGTGTTAATATTCAGCTTGAGTCTCAGAATGAGATGAATGCTAAGCTGAATGAATATATACAAGTATTAACAGAACATGAAAAACAGATGTCAGAAGCTGCAGGTAGCTTGGCAAAAGATATGGCTCTTCAGATAGAAAATCTTGATAAGCTTGAAAAAGATTTGTCTGAGGGTACTAGAGAGAATATGCAGTTGTTATTACAAAAGGCCGAAGAATATAGTAATAGTTTGGCGGAAGTGGCTAAAAAGCAGATACAAGAAGTTATTAATCTCTCTAATAGCAGGACTATGGATATGAATCAAGCTGCGCAGGAACTCTCAAAGGCTTCTGCTGAGTTTGATACGAAGCTTTCAACTTCATTAGATAGGACATTTGATACCTTCGATAGTAACCTGGCTGAAATTGCAAAGCATTTAAGTGGAACGATTTCAGAAGTCGAGGCTACTACAGATAAAGTACCACAAGTGGTGGTGGCTGCATATGATGGAATGGAGAAATCATTTACAGAGATGAGGACAAATCTTGAAGCGCTTATTCATTCATTAGATATTATGCAGAGGAATCTGCCAAGACTTGTTGATAAATTTGATGACAAGAAGTGAGGAAGATGATGTCTAGAAAAAGGCATGAAACAATAGATGAAGAAACAACATACTGGTTATCATATTCAGACATGATGGCAGCACTTTTGCTTACTTTTGTTCTGATTATTTCTTTTACTATGTTACAGGCAAAACGACTGTATGAAGAAAAGGAATCGGAGTTGGAGCAACAACATGAACTTTTGGCAGAGCAGCAGGAAAAGCTGGATGAGCAGCAGATTAAGCTCGATGAACAAAAAAAGATCATGGAAAAGCAACAAGAACAGCTGGATAAAATTATTGGAGTGAGATCCAACCTTGTAGAAGCGTTAAAGGAAGAATTTGATGGATCTGATCTTAAAGTATCAATCGATCCGAATACTGGTGCAATAACATTGGATTCTAGTATCTTATTTGATGTAAATAAATGGGATATAAAAGAGTCAGGACAGGCATTTTTGGAAAACTTTTTACCGCGTTACATTGGGGTATTGCTAAAGCCGGAATTCAAGTCATATGTTTCCGAAATAATAATTGAGGGGCATACGGATACAAATGGTAGTTATATGCATAATCTAGAACTGTCTCAGGATCGTGCTTTATCAGTTGCAAGGTTTTGCTTGATGGATGAGAGCACTGTTCTTAATGCCCGTGAAATAGAAGAATTAAGGCCAATCTTGACAGCCAATGGAAGATCTTTTAGTGATCCAGTTTATGGGGCTGATGGTAATGTGGATTTAGCAGCATCACGAAGAGTTGAGTTTAAATTTAGACTTACAGATGAAGAGATGGTAACAGAGATGATGGAGCTATTATCTTCAAATTAATAAGGACATTTATGGAATATACTTATACCCCTAAAAGACTGCTTCAGGCGGTGGAAGATATTAAAATACAGCATCCATTAGAGCAAGAGATTCCCCAAATTTCTCAGGATCAAAGTCTCTTTGAACTAATAACTAGGCTTGCTAAATTGGAATTGTATCAAGTAAAGGTAAATGCCATTGCATTATCGGATTTAGATGCTGCTAGGGTTGCTGGATATCTACCATTTAATTATTACAATGTTAATATGAAAAATCTATTTTTGATTTTTAACTATCGGTCAAATGATAGATTATGCAAGATATTGTTTAATCAATGGCAGGATTCTTTTTATAATCGCGATTGTAATGCTTTTATTACTGAGCTGCTCAATATGGATGAGAAATTTATAATGATGATTCGAGGATGTCATTATAAAGAGGATGAATTCTCTAAGGCACTGGAAGGGAATCATATTATACTTCTTTTGATAAAGAAGTTGAAATCAACACCATTCCCTGTCGGAACGGAGCTTGGAGAAAAACTTCAGTACTGGGGCATAAGGACAGATAGTAAATTGTTTCGAGCTATTAAATTCTTGTTTTATACCTTTTGTGAGAAAGAGGATTATCTTGCAATAACTAAAGGAGAACTTCTTTCTACAGTAAGAAGATATGCTGAAAAGGATCAGGAGGTATTAAAGAAGTTCTTAATTAATTTTATATCAAAATTTGAACATCGTGAATTAGAGAATTACCCAGAGTTAGCGTCATTTCTTGTTACACAGACGGGTGAAGTAAATACGGATAAGTTTAAAAACTTCTTCGAGGGTGTAGATTATTCGATAGTCAAAAAGTATATAAACTGGATAAACATAAAGATTATTAATGAAGTATTTGGCTATGATGAGAGAAGTAGATTTTGGAAACAATATGAATACTTGTCAGTCAGAAAATATTATAGAAGTAATTCTGTTGTGATGGAAATGGAAAAATACTATGCAGTAGAATTCCTTGGGAAAGCTATGGGGCCGATATACATCTATAAGAAAGAGGTATTTGACAGTCAAGTAAGAAAATGGTTTGTATATAACAATAATTCTGAAGTGAGATCGCTGCTATTTAATAACCAGGATTTATGTGTGCTCAGGCGTGCACATAATTCGGGTTGGGAGAGAGAAATAAACAGATATCTTATATCTAACCATATGACACAAAAGATAGTGGTATAGAGGGTGTGCGATGAAATGTATAAGGTGTGGTGCTGAATGGAAATCTAGTAATATGCATCCTCCAATGAAAAAATGTCCGGTGTGTGGAAACGATTTTGATAAAAATAGAGGGCAAAGAGTCTTTTCATCAGAGGGTGAACTTATCTATGTACTAAGAAAAGAGGAAGGAAAGACTATCGTTTCTGAACCTAAGAGGGTATTTGCTTTTTTAAACGATTATTTTCCAATGAATGAGGGATTTCGAAATCAGTATCTTGCACTGTATGATAAAGGTTTTGCTGATACAGTATCGCAATACTTTTCTGGTTCTTTGCAAAACAAAGACATATCTGATTTTGTGCAATCTAATTCTAACGATGATGCTTTTGTTGATGCAATTCTTTTTTCCTTAAGTGTGGTTGAGTCTAATGGAACAGATTTCAATGATCCGAAGTATTGGATGAATGTTTTGAATCAGTTATCAAGTGATGAGTATAAATCAACAGTATTAAAGCATGCATCTGAGCTATCTGATGATTCAACTATATCGGAGAAAATCATTGAATTAGAGTTAAACAGTGGAGATATTAAGCGAGCTGCAGAAAAATTAGAAGAATTGGCATCAAAGGGTAATCCAGATGCACTTTATAAGATAGCAACAATGTACTTAGAAGGGGAGTATTACGAGAAGAATTTAAAAAAAGCAGTATCACTATACAAACTATCTGCGGATAAAGGGAATGTCGAAGCTGAATATCGACTCGGGGTTATAAGTGAGGATTGCAATGAGGTCGAACTAGATGATTGTATCAGCTATCTAAAAAGAGCTTCCGATAAGGACCATATACAAGCGCAGTGTAGACTTTATAGTACTTTGTATAAGGATGATAAATCAAAGATAGAGGCAATTGGATACTTAAAAAAAGCGGCATTCCAAAATTACCCGCCTGCCATGTATGAGTATGCTATGCATTTGCTATATGGAGACGAAGTTGAAAAGGACATTGAGTCTGCTATAAGATTTTTACAAACAAGCGCAGACGGAGGCGATAAGGATGCAATCAGTAAATTAGTTTATTTATATACAACAGGGTATGAAGTTGAGCGTGATGAAGAAAAAGCAAATCATTATAGGAAAATGATAGAGAGGTAATAGAGATGGGCTTTTTTGATTGGCTTTTTGGCACACCCAAACCTGCAACGCCGAATGTGCAGTCGATTTTACCGGACATTGCGAAGAATGAAATAATGAATGGAAGGCTTCCACATATTAATCCTGACAAATTGTTTTTGAAAAGAGGCGAGATATGTCATTATGCGGATAAAGCAATGTTGGAGGTTACTAAAACTAAAAAGACTATAAATTCGAGACACGTAGGACATAGCGTTCCGGGGCTTTTAAAAGGAAATAGATGGAATATGGGAAGAACGGTTTCATCTATAGACGAGGCTGTAGAAGTCAACGAGTATAAGGGGATTTTATATATAACTAATAAGCGGATTGTATTTAATTCAAAAGGCATGGGGTTTGATAAGCAGTTTCAATATTTGTCTGCGTTCAATCCTTATGCTAACGGAATAGAACTTCAATATGGAGCAACAATCTATAGGTTGTTTGTCCCTGACGGTAATGTAGTATATCGCGTAATTCAAATGCTTCAGTAGTAGGAGGTATCTAAGTGGAAGGATTATTAAAAAAAGGGCAGCAACTACAGAGCTATAGTAATAACAACATAGTTTATGTTGTAGGCGATTGTTTAGGCGCTGGCGGACAAGGTGAGGTTTACGTTGTGGATTCTCCTACGGGGAAAAAGGCTTTGAAGTGGTATTTTAAAGCTACAAGTACTGCTGAGCAAAAGAATACCATAATGAATTTGGTTCAAGATGGAAGCCCAAGTAAAAATTTTCTTTGGCCAGAAGATTTCATTGTCAGTAATGATGGTACGTTTGGCTATATCATGGAATTAAGGCCTAAAGAATATAGAAATATCCCAGATTTATTAAATAGAAGAATCGAACCTGATCCGACTTTTGAGAAGCTTATTCTTGCAATTTATAATATGGCAAAAGAGTATGAAGAGCTTCACAAAAAGGGCTATAGTTATAAAGATATATCGGAACAAAATATTTTCTTTAAACCGGATACTGGGGATGTATTGGTTTGTGACAATGATAATGTTTCAGGTGATGGACTAGATGATAGTGGAGTGTATGGAACTATGAGATATATGGCACCTGAAATTGTAAGAGGCGAGGCATCTCCTAATAGGAATACAGATTTATATTCACTTGCAGTACTTATTTTTTGTATGCTGTTTATAAGTCATCCTTTGGAAGGGAAGAATGAGGCGAGTATTCACGCATTGGATGAAAATGCATTAAAAGGATTATTTGGAAAACATCCAGTTTTTATTTTTGATCCTAATAATGATGAGAATAGGCCTGTTCCGGGAATTCATGATAATGCAAATATTTATTGGAACCTTTATCCACAATTTCTTAAGGACAAATTCATCACTGCATTTACAGATGGCTTGACTGATCCTAACGCTAGAATTGTTGAGAAAGAATGGCGCGATACAAGTATAAGATTGCTGGATAGCATAATGATATGCCCGGTGTGTGGAGCGGAAGTTTTCTTCGATGAGGAAAAAGATGTACATGGGCAGCCGCATATATGTTGGGGATGTGGAAATACGATTACTGCACCTCCGCAGATTAGAATCGGAAAACATAGAATACTTTTGAATCTTACCACAAAGATAAATGAGCATCATATTAAAAACAATTACAATATTTCCAAAACGGTAGCCAGCATATCTCAAAACCCCAAGAATCCGAGTCAATGGGGACTGAAGAACGAAAGTGATGCGCCGTGGACTTATATAAGAAATGATGGTTCTCAGGTTATCGTAGCGCCAGGGCAAAGTGCAGCGTTGGTTTCTGGAACAAAAATCAACTTTGGTCAGATAGAAGGAACCATTTAAAAGAAATAATAAACAATTTTAATGAAATTGAGGGTTATAAACGTTCAAGGAGGTGTAAAAAATGAGTGAAATGATACGTCGACCCGGTGGTGAAATGGCTAAACGCCCTTTGAATTTCTTTTGGGTAGTGGATTGCTCTGGTTCTATGAGCGTAGAAAACAAAATGCAGCAGGTTAATTATGCCATTCAGTCTACTATTCCTGATATGAGAGAAGCTGCTAAAGACAATACAAATGCACAGTTATATGTGCAAGCGATGCAGTTTTCTACTGGGGCAACTTGGCTCACAACGCAACCTGAAGAAATAGAGACATACCAATGGCGAGATATGACTGCTAGTGGTGTTACTGATTTGGGAAAAGCATTTGAATTATTATGTGGTCAGTTAAGTATTCCTCCTATGTCTGATAGGGCATTACCACCAGTTATTGTTTTACTTTCTGATGGACAACCTACTGACTCCTACCGAAGTCAGCTGGATCAACTTTTGAATATGCCATGGGGAAAGAAGGCGGTTAGGATTGCCATTGCCATTGGAAGAGATGCTGACAGATCGGTATTAGAGGAATTTACTGGAAATAAGGAACTCGTTTTAGATGCAAATAATCCGCAGGCGTTGGTTGCTATGATTAAATGGGCATCTACAGTAGCAAAACAGGTTTCCACACCTGCAAGCAGAAGGGCGAATGTTGAAACTTCTACACCATCTGGGGCACCTTCAAGCGTGCAAACTGGACCAGTAACAATAGATTTGGCAGTACCGGATGATTTTGGGGATGATGTGTGGTAATTGTGAGGTGTGCCTATGAGGGTTGTTAAAGTAAATGCTTCTGCTATGGGAGCATCTCATAAGCGTAGTAAGAATCCAAAATGTCAGGACGCGAATCTTGTAAAGACTCTTCCTGACCATACTATTGTTGCTTGTATTGCAGACGGACACGGAAGTGAGAAATGTCGCTTTAGCGATAGAGGAGCGCGTTTTGCTGTAGAAGCATTCTATGAGTTGGTAAGGAAATATTATTCTAATGCTGATGGAAATCATGATAGTATGATGCAGCATTTGAAAAAAAGTGAGACGACAAAGTTTGTGCAGCTCTTTCATACCATATGGAAGCGGAAAATAAAGAATTCTTATGATCAGATTCGTAAAGCATATACTGATTTGAGTCAAATCAAGGAAGTTAATCCGGAATTATACGGAACAACTTTTATTGGAATGATTATTGCTTCTGATTTTGTTTATGGTCTTCAGATTGGGGATGGTGATATGGCTTTTGTGGACAAGAGAGGATATCAGGTGGTTATTAGACCTGATAAATTTCTGGGAGTTGAGACATATTCAATGTCTGAAGATGAGCCATGGAGACATGCAAAGTCATATTTACAGGAAGTTGAATTTGATTCAAATATACCATTTATGTATATTCTGACCACGGATGGATTTGCAAACAGTTTTAAGGATGATGAGCAGTATCAAATATCTTGCGTCGATTATTTTAATACCATATGCAAATATGGTCAGAAGGCTGTACAGACTAATTTGGAAGAATGGTTATCACAGACTAGCGAAGAAGGGTGCGGAGATGACATAACACTAGTAGCTGTAGGTGGAATAGAGGATGAAGATGATAACGAAACTGATGATGAAGGCGATGTAAGTGCAACGGATAATGGTGATGATGCGGACATTTAGCATTTGTTTTGAGGTGCTTTAGTATTTGCCGGGTACAAAACCATTTTCAAGGGCAATAATATGCATTTCACGCAATCTACCTCTATCCCAAAGATTGACATCGGTCATTCGTGCTGTTTCATAAGCTGCTTTGGTAAAGTAACTGTTTGTCATGACAATTGCCTTATTACATTTATAGAAAATCTTCCCGGACACAACTTCTTGAACAGCGTGATTCCCAACATTTCCAGAATATTTTTTACATTGAATTGCGTAGGAGAGGCTACTTTTTTGACATAATATGTCAACACCAAAGTCTCCGCTACCAGAAGTAACCTGTATATTACTGAAACCATTGTATCTAAGTAAGTCAGCACAATAGTATTCAAAGCTATGACCTTCAATAGAGTCTATATCGAATTTAGTAGAAAAAGAGGATTTAGCGGTCATCGTTGATGAGGAAGAGAGCGGCAGATTTGACGTGGTGGGTAGTAAACCATCAGAGCGTAATTGGGCAATAATAGATTCAGCCTCAGACTGAGATATTTTCATCTCAACCTGAAGAAGGCTGACGGATGGATTATTGTATCTTTTTATTATATTTAATGCAGTCTGCAAATTTGAATTCATATAGGGTCTTCTTATGTGTTGGAGGGTATATGATTAATGATCATTATTATTATCATAAACTGAATGGCATTGAACAGGAAGCGTATAAGGTCATATATAAGGCGATAACGCAACGTGAGAAAGAGGCCATTTTTTGTTCTCCGAATCTCTCGATGGAAGATGTTTTCAATATCTATAAAGCAATTATATTAGATAATCCACATTTGTACTATATCGACTATGGAAATATTATGGTATCAAAAGATTCTAATGGAATGATACGGGCGCAAATAAGACAGGTATATTCAGAGGAACAGTGCAAAAAACTAGATGGATTACTTGAGAAATATGCCAAAACCATTTTACAAAAAATTGATTTTACAGGTAAAGATGTGTCTGAGCAAATACATGCAGTCCATGATTTGCTAGCTTCGAATGTTGTATATGATCATGATGTTGCTGAAGAACGAGCAGCTGTGGAAGATATACATTTTTCGCATACAATATTGGGTGTTATTTTAAGAAAAAAGGCAGTGTGTGATGGTATAGCAAAATCTTTTAAATATCTTTTAAATGCTATAGGAATTAGATGCATAGTGGTCACCGGGAACGCTGATAATGATATGTATAATAATGAAGACCATGCGTGGAATATAGTAAAGATAGGCGAACATAGTTACCATATTGATGTTACAAATGATACAAATAGCACTGAAAGTGGGTTTATATGTCAGGATTATTATTGTCTAAATGATGAGCTGATAAATAGAGATCATTCAAATTACAAAGGTATGCCCATTTGTGATAGCCTAGAAGAAAACATGTTTTATAAAAATGGGGCGATAATTAAAAACAATGACGATATGGATGTTTTTATCAAAAACAAACTGGCTTCTGGATCCAATCGCGCATATTTTATGCTGGATTATGTAGATGATATGGTAAGAGTAGCGAATGATATTCAAGAATCTGTAGCTGGTTATATCATGCAAAAAGGAACAAAAGCTAAAATATTTACTGTTTCTAATGAGAAAATGCGAACGGTTATGTTAACAGTTGAAGAGTTTTAATTACCAGAATGGTAGAAGGATACCTATGAAAGACTATTGGATTTATGGAATAGGATTCTTTATTGCGACACTTGTGATTCAGTATTTTGCGTTTCGGGTTCGAAAAGGTAAAAAGGATAACTGGGCCATCATGACCGGAGAAACGGCAGTGATCGCTATATGCTTAATAGGAATTTTAGAACATAATGAAATACATTATGCTTCTATTATAGGCTTTGTATTGGCAGATTTGATAGGAAAAGCAGCAGGGTTGCACTGAAAATGGAGACTGTGTTTTAGACTTGTTTCTGGTAATGAATGATTTGTTATATTATTCCTTTATGATATTTCTGATAGAATAGTTCAAATGTCGGGGATTTAAGTAAGTATATAGTTGCACCTCGTGTTTTGAAGGAGATATAATTTATTCACATATTTTTGTAGCAGAGGTGTGAATATGAAGCGAATTGTTACTAGAGTAATGGTTGTTGCGGTTTGTATGTTGTGCTTTGTTAGCTTTGATAGCCATGCATATAAACATTCTTATAGTGAATATAAGCAGGCAAAAGAAAAGGCCTACCAGCAGTATCAAAAAGAGAAGGAAGAAAGCTATCAACGTAATCGTGGTAAGAGCTACTCTGAAAGAAGAGCAGACTACGAGGCTGTTCATGATAGAGGTATAGCAAATTATGAGAAAGTATACCAATATTATCATGATGGAACAGGAAGCGCATATGTAAGTGGTAGTAGTAATACTACGGTTGGGCAGGCTTCAACGAGTACTGTTTCTAATTATGTGAGTCCTAATATTTCAGATATTACAAAAGTGACTGACAAAGCTCAGATTATTGCTGTGTATGATGAAAATTATTATTTAAGCAATAATCCTGATGTTGCACAGTCAACCGGTGGTGATTCTGCAGCAACTTTACAGCATTTTCTTAAGTATGGAATCAAGGAGGGACGTGCTGGAAATGCAGAATTTAATGTAAGCATTTATAGAGCCAAAAATGCAGACCTTGATGCGGCATTTGGTGATGATCTTGCAAAATACTATCAGCATTATGTGAATAATGGGAAATTAGAGAACCGAGTAGCACACTAATTTAAATTAAGGATAAGGGTATATAAGGGTTACGGAATGCAACCGACTGGTTGCGTTTCGTAACCTTTTCTATTGCGTTTATTTTTTCTGCTTAATATAATCAGCTTAATCAGAGTCGACACTGATAGGAGCAGAGATTATGGATGAAACTGATAAGAAAATCTTGGATATGATCAAGGGTAATGCCCGCATGAGTTTCCAGGAGATTGGTAATCAGCTGGGTATTTCCCGGGTGGCTGCAAAGAAAAGGGTTGATAAGCTCGAGAAGGCAGGAATTATTCGCGGCTATAATACCTATATCAAGAGAGATGATGAGATAACCATGTTATTTGATATCATCACTGCAGAGGGAGCCTTTGAAAGAGTCTTGGAATATGTAGCAACGCGGACAGCTTATGTGCGTCAGATTGTTACTACTCATAAAGAAAATCATATTCATATGGTGGCAGTATCAGATTCTTCTAAAAATCTCAAGTATTTGGCCAAGATGATTGACAAGGACTGCGGAGATGATATTAAAGAGCTACATGTTCGCCAGGTCCAGGAGGTCATCAAGGACGTTTATGGAGGAATTAAATATGAACCAGGATCAGTGTCGAACACTAGCGCAGATAATGGAAACAATGGCAGGCTATAGAGTTCACGAGAAAAAAGGAGGAAAATTTTATTTCAACCTGTATCTGAGTAATAGTATGAGTGAAGCGCCAATAGAGGCTCTGGAGCTTGGAGTCCGGTCATATAACTCATTGAAAAGAGCCGGTTATACAAATATCGGAGAATTAGCCGAGGCAATAGCCGATGGTATCGATCTCAATAAGATAAGAAACTGCGGTGCTAAAAGTAGCAGAGAAATAATGGAAA harbors:
- a CDS encoding vWA domain-containing protein; this encodes MSEMIRRPGGEMAKRPLNFFWVVDCSGSMSVENKMQQVNYAIQSTIPDMREAAKDNTNAQLYVQAMQFSTGATWLTTQPEEIETYQWRDMTASGVTDLGKAFELLCGQLSIPPMSDRALPPVIVLLSDGQPTDSYRSQLDQLLNMPWGKKAVRIAIAIGRDADRSVLEEFTGNKELVLDANNPQALVAMIKWASTVAKQVSTPASRRANVETSTPSGAPSSVQTGPVTIDLAVPDDFGDDVW
- a CDS encoding transglutaminase domain-containing protein is translated as MINDHYYYHKLNGIEQEAYKVIYKAITQREKEAIFCSPNLSMEDVFNIYKAIILDNPHLYYIDYGNIMVSKDSNGMIRAQIRQVYSEEQCKKLDGLLEKYAKTILQKIDFTGKDVSEQIHAVHDLLASNVVYDHDVAEERAAVEDIHFSHTILGVILRKKAVCDGIAKSFKYLLNAIGIRCIVVTGNADNDMYNNEDHAWNIVKIGEHSYHIDVTNDTNSTESGFICQDYYCLNDELINRDHSNYKGMPICDSLEENMFYKNGAIIKNNDDMDVFIKNKLASGSNRAYFMLDYVDDMVRVANDIQESVAGYIMQKGTKAKIFTVSNEKMRTVMLTVEEF
- a CDS encoding Lrp/AsnC family transcriptional regulator, which codes for MDETDKKILDMIKGNARMSFQEIGNQLGISRVAAKKRVDKLEKAGIIRGYNTYIKRDDEITMLFDIITAEGAFERVLEYVATRTAYVRQIVTTHKENHIHMVAVSDSSKNLKYLAKMIDKDCGDDIKELHVRQVQEVIKDVYGGIKYEPGSVSNTSADNGNNGRL
- a CDS encoding restriction endonuclease translates to MNSNLQTALNIIKRYNNPSVSLLQVEMKISQSEAESIIAQLRSDGLLPTTSNLPLSSSSTMTAKSSFSTKFDIDSIEGHSFEYYCADLLRYNGFSNIQVTSGSGDFGVDILCQKSSLSYAIQCKKYSGNVGNHAVQEVVSGKIFYKCNKAIVMTNSYFTKAAYETARMTDVNLWDRGRLREMHIIALENGFVPGKY
- a CDS encoding tetratricopeptide repeat protein, with protein sequence MKCIRCGAEWKSSNMHPPMKKCPVCGNDFDKNRGQRVFSSEGELIYVLRKEEGKTIVSEPKRVFAFLNDYFPMNEGFRNQYLALYDKGFADTVSQYFSGSLQNKDISDFVQSNSNDDAFVDAILFSLSVVESNGTDFNDPKYWMNVLNQLSSDEYKSTVLKHASELSDDSTISEKIIELELNSGDIKRAAEKLEELASKGNPDALYKIATMYLEGEYYEKNLKKAVSLYKLSADKGNVEAEYRLGVISEDCNEVELDDCISYLKRASDKDHIQAQCRLYSTLYKDDKSKIEAIGYLKKAAFQNYPPAMYEYAMHLLYGDEVEKDIESAIRFLQTSADGGDKDAISKLVYLYTTGYEVERDEEKANHYRKMIER
- a CDS encoding serine/threonine protein kinase, which encodes MEGLLKKGQQLQSYSNNNIVYVVGDCLGAGGQGEVYVVDSPTGKKALKWYFKATSTAEQKNTIMNLVQDGSPSKNFLWPEDFIVSNDGTFGYIMELRPKEYRNIPDLLNRRIEPDPTFEKLILAIYNMAKEYEELHKKGYSYKDISEQNIFFKPDTGDVLVCDNDNVSGDGLDDSGVYGTMRYMAPEIVRGEASPNRNTDLYSLAVLIFCMLFISHPLEGKNEASIHALDENALKGLFGKHPVFIFDPNNDENRPVPGIHDNANIYWNLYPQFLKDKFITAFTDGLTDPNARIVEKEWRDTSIRLLDSIMICPVCGAEVFFDEEKDVHGQPHICWGCGNTITAPPQIRIGKHRILLNLTTKINEHHIKNNYNISKTVASISQNPKNPSQWGLKNESDAPWTYIRNDGSQVIVAPGQSAALVSGTKINFGQIEGTI
- a CDS encoding PP2C family serine/threonine-protein phosphatase; the protein is MRVVKVNASAMGASHKRSKNPKCQDANLVKTLPDHTIVACIADGHGSEKCRFSDRGARFAVEAFYELVRKYYSNADGNHDSMMQHLKKSETTKFVQLFHTIWKRKIKNSYDQIRKAYTDLSQIKEVNPELYGTTFIGMIIASDFVYGLQIGDGDMAFVDKRGYQVVIRPDKFLGVETYSMSEDEPWRHAKSYLQEVEFDSNIPFMYILTTDGFANSFKDDEQYQISCVDYFNTICKYGQKAVQTNLEEWLSQTSEEGCGDDITLVAVGGIEDEDDNETDDEGDVSATDNGDDADI
- a CDS encoding OmpA family protein, encoding MSRKRHETIDEETTYWLSYSDMMAALLLTFVLIISFTMLQAKRLYEEKESELEQQHELLAEQQEKLDEQQIKLDEQKKIMEKQQEQLDKIIGVRSNLVEALKEEFDGSDLKVSIDPNTGAITLDSSILFDVNKWDIKESGQAFLENFLPRYIGVLLKPEFKSYVSEIIIEGHTDTNGSYMHNLELSQDRALSVARFCLMDESTVLNAREIEELRPILTANGRSFSDPVYGADGNVDLAASRRVEFKFRLTDEEMVTEMMELLSSN
- a CDS encoding MotA/TolQ/ExbB proton channel family protein, producing the protein MKRNYNWGFGLIVLYIGMFVVCQILTNIDGVSKTSRQINYGLFIIAGLIFIAAFIYFSKIYRITKDLHKAAKKIKSDFDQKNAYLWDDYKQIPPESFFKATELRSAYKAYSIEAKRLESKTGGSFRCNIEDFINRELIDVTIKKNLFNLVPGTMTGLGILGTFLGLSLGLQEFNTGSAAEISESIAPLMDGIKVAFHTSIYGMVFSLVFNFLYKQIIEDAYSRLGQFLDAFDYYVISDSYYENNSSLYNILKQIPNDIGQQIMVVLEPAFTTMNETLKTFSREVNETQMEGVSQIVDKFVEQMNQSLGENFAHLGETIEKTCQLQNENNDYMQDILIKVGDMTSNLMTINEMSEKTIESLSGYIEKVEKLQKVINDNFMSVNIQLESQNEMNAKLNEYIQVLTEHEKQMSEAAGSLAKDMALQIENLDKLEKDLSEGTRENMQLLLQKAEEYSNSLAEVAKKQIQEVINLSNSRTMDMNQAAQELSKASAEFDTKLSTSLDRTFDTFDSNLAEIAKHLSGTISEVEATTDKVPQVVVAAYDGMEKSFTEMRTNLEALIHSLDIMQRNLPRLVDKFDDKK